In Dyadobacter sp. NIV53, a single window of DNA contains:
- a CDS encoding helicase HerA-like domain-containing protein — protein sequence MSKRDLFVAAIQKSYQTSQPSIHLGSAILDGEIITEAKVNLPLRMMNRHGLIAGATGSGKTRTLQVLAEQLSAAGVPVFMSDIKGDLSGIAQPGKTNAAIDERSQALGTVFEAKGYPVELYSLSGQKGAQMRATILEFGPILLSKIFELNDTQAGVLAILFKYADDKDLPMVDLFDLKKVLSYLSEGPGAAEIKADYGTISSSTAGTILRKIVALEQQGVGSIFGEKSFDITDLINRIDGQGVISLLNISDVQDKPALFSTFMLSLLAELYQKLPGSW from the coding sequence GTGTCTAAAAGAGATCTATTCGTAGCAGCTATTCAAAAATCGTATCAAACCAGCCAGCCTTCCATTCATTTGGGATCCGCGATATTGGACGGTGAAATTATTACAGAGGCAAAAGTAAACCTTCCTTTGCGAATGATGAACCGCCATGGGCTGATTGCAGGTGCCACCGGCTCAGGAAAAACGCGGACTTTACAAGTGCTTGCTGAACAGCTTTCTGCTGCCGGAGTACCTGTTTTTATGTCTGACATCAAAGGTGATTTATCAGGAATTGCACAACCGGGAAAGACCAATGCAGCCATTGACGAACGGTCGCAAGCATTAGGAACCGTTTTTGAAGCCAAAGGATATCCGGTAGAATTATATTCACTAAGTGGCCAGAAAGGTGCACAAATGCGTGCGACTATTCTGGAATTCGGGCCAATTTTGCTCTCTAAAATTTTTGAATTAAACGATACGCAGGCAGGCGTCCTGGCAATACTTTTTAAATATGCCGACGATAAAGACCTGCCCATGGTGGATTTATTTGACCTTAAAAAAGTACTAAGTTACTTATCCGAAGGGCCGGGCGCCGCTGAGATCAAAGCTGATTACGGAACCATATCTTCTTCCACTGCCGGAACAATTTTACGTAAAATAGTTGCTTTGGAACAACAGGGAGTCGGAAGCATTTTTGGTGAAAAATCATTCGATATAACTGATCTAATCAACCGTATCGACGGGCAAGGTGTGATCAGCCTGCTGAATATTTCAGACGTTCAGGATAAACCTGCTTTGTTTTCGACATTTATGCTCAGCCTTCTTGCTGAATTATATCAAAAATTACCTGGAAGCTGGTGA
- a CDS encoding helicase HerA-like domain-containing protein, whose translation MLNYIKNYLEAGDLDKPKLVFFLDEAHLLFKDAPRAFLDQIEQVIRLIRSKGVGIFFCTQMAQDVPVNVLGQLGNRIQHVLRAFTPQDADALKQTVKTYPRSDYYQIDQILTTLGIGQALVTVLNEKGIPTEVAATHLLPPTSIMGPMTQADYENQVRQSDVYLKYKDPIDPESAYEMLTKRMEEHAKAEVSAKEEVQQAKNQKEEKGMISEALSSPLAKQIGREVVRGVFGMLFGKRTTSTRKKSGGLFGF comes from the coding sequence TTGCTGAATTATATCAAAAATTACCTGGAAGCTGGTGATCTGGATAAACCGAAACTGGTATTCTTTCTGGATGAGGCGCATTTATTATTTAAGGATGCACCAAGGGCATTTCTTGATCAGATTGAGCAGGTTATCAGGCTAATCCGTTCAAAAGGTGTAGGTATTTTCTTTTGTACACAGATGGCGCAGGATGTTCCGGTAAATGTTCTGGGACAATTAGGAAATCGGATCCAGCACGTACTTCGTGCCTTTACGCCACAAGATGCTGATGCACTGAAGCAAACTGTTAAAACCTATCCGCGTTCAGATTATTATCAGATTGACCAGATATTAACGACATTGGGAATTGGGCAGGCATTGGTTACGGTACTAAATGAAAAAGGTATTCCAACGGAAGTTGCAGCTACTCATTTGCTTCCTCCGACCTCGATTATGGGACCTATGACACAAGCTGACTATGAAAATCAGGTACGCCAGTCGGATGTATATTTGAAATACAAAGATCCGATCGATCCTGAAAGTGCTTACGAAATGCTGACCAAAAGAATGGAGGAGCATGCAAAAGCCGAGGTTAGCGCAAAAGAAGAAGTGCAGCAGGCTAAAAACCAGAAAGAAGAGAAAGGTATGATTTCTGAGGCTTTATCATCTCCTTTGGCAAAACAAATTGGCAGGGAAGTAGTGAGAGGTGTTTTTGGGATGCTTTTTGGAAAAAGAACAACTTCTACCAGAAAGAAAAGCGGTGGATTATTTGGATTTTGA
- a CDS encoding DUF2141 domain-containing protein, whose protein sequence is MNLLALYACCFLFAGTNEPTATLQVQITNVKNGNGKIWIALFRPDEKFGTNKPGIAKIISVTSADDQTATFELAPGRYALAMYHDLNGNDLMDRNFVGIPKEPYGFSKNFRPRFSAPSFEDCAFELLPGGKTISVKLTN, encoded by the coding sequence ATGAATTTACTTGCTTTATACGCTTGCTGCTTCCTGTTTGCAGGAACCAATGAACCAACGGCTACTCTTCAGGTACAAATTACCAACGTAAAAAACGGGAACGGTAAAATCTGGATTGCCTTATTCAGGCCCGATGAAAAGTTTGGGACAAACAAGCCGGGGATTGCCAAAATCATTAGTGTGACATCTGCCGATGACCAGACTGCAACTTTCGAGTTAGCTCCCGGCCGTTATGCATTGGCCATGTATCACGATTTGAACGGAAATGATCTCATGGATAGAAATTTTGTGGGTATACCGAAAGAACCTTATGGATTCAGCAAGAATTTTCGTCCTAGATTTTCCGCTCCGTCGTTTGAAGATTGTGCATTTGAACTTTTGCCAGGCGGCAAGACAATTTCAGTGAAACTGACGAATTAA
- a CDS encoding acyl-CoA thioesterase → MELDARPVSFSQTTLTELMIPSYANFGGKIHGGILLSLIDKVAYACASRHAATYCVTVSVDGVDFLKPVEVGDLVSLMASVNYVGRTSLVIGIRVIAENVRNGVQRHTNTSYVTMVAKGDDDRPAVVPPLLLENEEDTRRFLEAMKRKELKETYRHAFDNAKTRMEVNENLGKLAEQRCVLGWKDQKS, encoded by the coding sequence ATGGAATTAGATGCGCGACCCGTCAGCTTTTCACAAACTACGTTAACCGAGTTAATGATTCCTTCCTATGCCAATTTTGGTGGGAAAATACACGGAGGTATTTTGCTTTCACTAATTGATAAAGTAGCCTATGCCTGTGCATCGCGCCATGCTGCAACCTATTGTGTCACAGTTTCTGTGGATGGAGTTGATTTTTTGAAACCGGTTGAAGTCGGGGATCTTGTTTCCCTCATGGCATCGGTTAATTATGTCGGGCGCACTTCTTTAGTGATAGGAATAAGAGTCATAGCGGAAAATGTGAGAAATGGTGTTCAGCGGCATACCAATACTTCTTATGTTACGATGGTTGCTAAAGGAGACGATGACCGGCCAGCCGTTGTTCCGCCATTATTACTTGAAAACGAGGAAGATACCAGGCGTTTTTTGGAAGCAATGAAACGAAAGGAATTAAAAGAAACATATCGCCATGCATTTGACAATGCTAAAACCAGAATGGAAGTAAATGAAAATCTGGGGAAACTTGCAGAACAAAGGTGTGTACTTGGATGGAAAGATCAGAAATCATAA
- a CDS encoding Gfo/Idh/MocA family protein → MKAFLLLFFCLISTEIFAQKPMRLAVAGLSHGHVGWAFNRSDKKDTELVGVYETNQELVDQFISKYKLDKSLFFNDLNKMLDQVKPDAVSAFGPISEHIAIVRACAPRKIHVMVEKPLATTFADAKEIEKLATQNNVQVLTNFETSWYASNQYVHDLLTDGKLGEIRKVMVNDGHEGPKEIGVSKEFFAILTDPAKNGAGALTDFGCYGANLMTWLLKGERPVSVTAVTHQNKPDIYKNVDDEASIILQYPKAQCIIQASWNWTFARKDMEVFGTKGYAVAVNPTTVRQRLANKSPEETLKIEPRPAPFTDPFSVLADVVGGRLKLDKNDLYGLPVNVIVVEILEAAKLSAKSGKTVMLK, encoded by the coding sequence ATGAAAGCCTTTTTGCTGTTATTTTTTTGTTTGATTTCTACGGAAATATTTGCTCAAAAGCCTATGCGTTTGGCGGTTGCCGGTTTAAGTCACGGGCATGTTGGCTGGGCTTTTAACCGATCGGATAAAAAAGATACTGAACTGGTAGGTGTTTATGAAACGAATCAGGAACTGGTAGATCAGTTTATTTCCAAATACAAATTGGATAAAAGCCTGTTTTTTAATGATCTGAATAAAATGCTCGATCAGGTAAAACCGGATGCCGTTTCAGCTTTCGGGCCGATTAGTGAACATATTGCCATTGTAAGAGCCTGTGCGCCCAGGAAAATTCATGTGATGGTGGAAAAACCTTTGGCTACGACATTTGCTGATGCCAAAGAAATTGAGAAATTAGCAACACAGAATAATGTTCAGGTGCTGACTAATTTTGAAACATCCTGGTATGCGAGCAATCAATATGTACACGATTTGCTTACAGACGGGAAATTGGGTGAAATCAGGAAAGTAATGGTAAACGACGGGCATGAAGGTCCAAAGGAAATCGGTGTAAGTAAAGAGTTCTTTGCTATTTTAACCGATCCTGCTAAAAACGGAGCAGGAGCGCTAACAGATTTTGGATGTTACGGAGCAAATCTGATGACCTGGCTTTTAAAAGGAGAACGCCCGGTTTCTGTAACCGCAGTTACGCACCAGAACAAACCGGATATTTATAAAAATGTAGATGACGAAGCGTCAATTATTTTACAGTATCCCAAAGCGCAATGTATTATTCAGGCATCCTGGAACTGGACTTTTGCGAGAAAGGATATGGAAGTATTTGGTACAAAAGGTTATGCTGTTGCTGTTAATCCAACTACGGTTCGTCAGCGTTTAGCCAATAAATCTCCTGAGGAGACCTTAAAAATTGAACCTCGTCCTGCACCATTTACCGATCCTTTTTCAGTATTGGCAGATGTAGTGGGAGGCCGGTTGAAACTGGATAAAAATGACCTTTATGGATTGCCCGTCAATGTAATTGTGGTAGAAATTCTGGAAGCGGCAAAACTATCAGCCAAATCCGGGAAAACGGTTATGTTGAAATAA
- a CDS encoding neutral/alkaline non-lysosomal ceramidase N-terminal domain-containing protein — MKFLKILFKLIGVVLLILLLIISTMITTMDHTPYKEMPYYKQWKTEIGNVKSDSSIAGELKAGWSKVNITPASPTPMAGYGNRRGKSYVSVHDSIYIRAMVIDNGVTQAAIIAADLLIIPPTVTKILQTRLTEKEIPFDQVYFGATHSHNSVGGWGTGISGLFFSGKYDQVTVDRIADAIFQAIVQAKAKIEPAKLTYLEAKDTIDIRNRLVGDEGSIDPEIRSLALVNKSGEKAVLSSYAAHSTVMNSKNMVLSRDYPGILIDSLEKGRYNFAMYMAGAVGSMAPVEKGTDDFDEMKNQAFGVQQSLLSSKIIRQPKNELVIRTLTIPLPLRDPSPRLTMDIVLRSWVFKKAFGEYPVFVKALRIGNILMVGMPCDFSGELVAGLDAYAKTKGLNLMVTSFNGGYIGYITHDKYFDRDLYETKPMSWYGPYNGAYLQEVIKDIIDKMD, encoded by the coding sequence ATGAAATTTCTTAAAATTTTATTTAAGTTAATTGGTGTTGTTCTGCTCATTTTGCTGCTCATAATTTCGACTATGATCACAACAATGGATCATACGCCTTATAAAGAAATGCCTTATTACAAACAATGGAAGACAGAAATTGGAAATGTAAAAAGCGATAGTTCAATAGCGGGCGAACTGAAAGCAGGTTGGTCTAAGGTAAATATAACTCCTGCTTCGCCCACACCAATGGCAGGTTACGGCAATAGGCGCGGCAAATCTTATGTCTCAGTACATGATTCTATTTACATAAGAGCCATGGTGATTGATAATGGCGTAACACAGGCAGCTATTATTGCCGCAGATCTCCTTATTATTCCGCCAACCGTGACAAAAATCCTGCAGACACGGCTAACCGAAAAGGAAATTCCATTTGATCAGGTATATTTTGGAGCGACGCATAGCCATAACAGTGTAGGTGGCTGGGGAACCGGCATTTCAGGTTTATTCTTTTCAGGAAAGTATGACCAGGTCACAGTTGACCGTATTGCTGATGCCATTTTCCAGGCTATTGTACAGGCAAAAGCAAAAATTGAGCCAGCTAAGCTTACGTATCTGGAGGCAAAAGATACCATTGACATCCGAAACAGGCTGGTTGGTGATGAAGGTAGTATTGATCCGGAAATCCGGTCCTTGGCTCTTGTAAATAAAAGTGGTGAAAAAGCAGTTTTGAGCTCCTATGCAGCACATTCCACAGTGATGAACTCTAAGAATATGGTTCTGTCGCGTGATTATCCGGGCATATTGATTGATTCTCTGGAAAAAGGACGGTATAATTTTGCCATGTATATGGCTGGTGCGGTAGGTAGTATGGCACCTGTTGAAAAAGGAACGGATGATTTTGATGAAATGAAAAACCAGGCATTCGGTGTACAGCAATCTTTACTTTCTTCTAAAATTATCAGACAGCCTAAAAATGAATTGGTTATAAGGACGTTAACCATTCCTTTGCCGTTAAGAGATCCGTCACCAAGGTTAACGATGGATATTGTATTGCGGTCGTGGGTATTTAAAAAAGCATTTGGAGAATATCCGGTTTTTGTAAAAGCCCTCCGGATCGGGAATATTTTAATGGTAGGTATGCCATGCGATTTTTCGGGGGAACTAGTAGCCGGACTGGATGCTTATGCCAAAACAAAAGGATTGAATCTGATGGTAACGAGCTTCAACGGAGGTTATATTGGCTACATTACGCATGACAAATATTTCGACCGCGACTTGTACGAAACCAAACCTATGAGCTGGTACGGGCCTTATAACGGCGCATATTTACAGGAAGTAATTAAGGATATTATTGATAAAATGGATTAA
- a CDS encoding DUF58 domain-containing protein — protein MIKFFRSLYFTKTFWIVWVSLVLCFILAYVFLWLLPIFNVLLIVILILLAADTFALYKVKAGIFARRSSPDRLSNGDENPITLYLENRYSFKVRLEIVDEIPHQFQRRDILFHAEMAPVSEQQIHYTLRPVQRGEYEFGQVNVFAITPLKLVKRRFQFEDKKVTAVYPSFLQMRQYALLAVANRLSEIGVKRIRRVGHSMEFDQVRNYVPGDDRRSVNWKASARRGDIMVNAYQDEKQQTVYCLIDKGRVMQSPFEGLTLLDYAINSTLVMSNIALIKEDKAGLITFSDTMGQIVAADRRSGHLQKILSVLYRQKTRFLETDFERLSVAVRHQVRQRSLLLLFTNFETLEALQRQLPYLRRLAKDHLLVVILFENTETKHLIESPAKDLEQVYLKTIAHRFFYEKKKLQQN, from the coding sequence ATGATAAAATTCTTTCGTTCGCTGTATTTCACCAAGACATTCTGGATAGTCTGGGTCAGTCTGGTCTTGTGCTTTATTCTGGCGTATGTTTTCTTATGGCTGTTACCCATTTTTAATGTATTGCTGATCGTTATATTAATATTGCTTGCTGCGGATACATTTGCTCTGTACAAAGTGAAAGCCGGGATTTTTGCCAGAAGAAGTTCGCCGGACAGGTTATCAAATGGTGATGAAAATCCAATCACCTTATATCTGGAAAACCGGTATTCTTTTAAAGTCCGCCTGGAAATTGTTGATGAAATTCCGCATCAGTTTCAAAGACGTGATATTCTGTTTCATGCAGAAATGGCTCCGGTTTCTGAACAACAGATTCATTATACATTACGTCCGGTACAACGTGGCGAGTATGAATTTGGCCAGGTTAATGTGTTTGCGATTACCCCGCTGAAACTTGTAAAAAGACGTTTTCAGTTTGAAGATAAAAAAGTAACTGCCGTTTATCCTTCGTTTCTTCAAATGCGGCAATATGCCTTACTGGCTGTGGCAAACCGGCTAAGCGAAATTGGGGTAAAGAGAATCCGCAGAGTCGGACATTCGATGGAGTTTGATCAGGTACGTAATTATGTACCAGGAGACGACCGCCGTTCGGTTAACTGGAAAGCCAGTGCGCGCCGGGGCGACATCATGGTAAATGCTTATCAGGATGAAAAACAACAGACAGTCTATTGTCTGATTGACAAGGGCCGCGTTATGCAGTCTCCGTTTGAAGGATTAACATTACTGGATTACGCAATTAATTCCACGCTCGTTATGAGCAACATTGCATTGATCAAAGAAGATAAAGCCGGTTTGATCACTTTTTCGGATACGATGGGCCAGATCGTTGCAGCCGATCGGCGATCAGGGCATCTGCAAAAAATACTGTCAGTACTGTATCGCCAAAAAACGAGATTCCTGGAAACTGATTTTGAGCGGCTGAGTGTAGCAGTCCGCCATCAGGTACGGCAAAGGAGCCTGCTTTTACTTTTTACAAATTTTGAAACACTTGAAGCTTTACAAAGACAGTTACCATACTTGCGGCGATTGGCCAAGGATCATCTTTTAGTCGTGATTTTGTTTGAAAATACGGAAACAAAACATTTAATAGAATCTCCGGCAAAAGACCTGGAACAGGTTTATCTGAAAACAATTGCCCATCGGTTTTTTTATGAAAAGAAAAAATTACAGCAGAATTAA
- a CDS encoding MoxR family ATPase: MEFTNRIELSDLQEAVNRIKSEIGQVVVGQHLTIEYILTALLADGHILLEGVPGVAKTLMAKVIAKTIEVEFGRIQFTPDLMPSDVLGTSLYNTKNTEFEFKKGPVFANIVLVDEVNRAPAKTQSALFEVMEERQVTVDGTTYPMSEPFLILATQNPVEHEGTYRLPEAQLDRFLFKLTVGYPTAAEEAEILKGHNERRRLRDAVDEVKPAITADQLNALRDKILMVHVEEKLLEYIVSVVGATRAHPALFLGASPRASVALLNSCKALAALRGRDFITPDDVQELAYPVLRHRIILTPEREMEGSTPDDLIRLILEKTAVPR, from the coding sequence ATGGAATTTACAAACAGAATAGAACTCAGTGATTTACAGGAAGCAGTAAATAGAATAAAGTCGGAGATAGGCCAGGTTGTTGTAGGTCAGCACCTAACGATAGAGTATATCCTGACTGCACTTTTGGCCGACGGCCATATTCTGCTTGAAGGAGTTCCGGGAGTTGCCAAAACACTGATGGCAAAAGTAATAGCCAAAACGATTGAGGTTGAATTTGGCAGAATCCAGTTTACACCGGATCTGATGCCTTCTGATGTACTGGGAACATCCTTATACAACACAAAAAATACTGAATTCGAGTTTAAAAAAGGGCCGGTTTTTGCCAATATAGTTCTGGTAGATGAAGTAAACCGCGCTCCTGCCAAAACACAATCGGCACTTTTTGAAGTAATGGAAGAGCGGCAGGTAACGGTCGATGGAACTACTTATCCCATGTCTGAGCCATTTCTGATATTAGCAACCCAAAATCCTGTGGAACATGAAGGAACGTACCGTTTGCCGGAAGCGCAACTGGATCGTTTTCTGTTCAAACTGACTGTCGGTTATCCGACGGCAGCAGAGGAAGCTGAAATCCTGAAAGGGCATAATGAGCGTCGAAGGCTAAGAGATGCGGTAGATGAAGTAAAACCTGCCATTACTGCTGACCAGCTGAATGCTTTACGGGATAAAATCCTGATGGTCCATGTGGAAGAGAAATTGCTGGAATACATAGTATCCGTAGTAGGTGCAACACGCGCACATCCGGCGCTGTTTTTAGGTGCATCTCCACGCGCATCCGTTGCGTTGCTTAATAGTTGCAAAGCTTTGGCGGCATTAAGAGGCAGAGATTTTATAACACCTGACGATGTTCAGGAGCTGGCGTATCCGGTTTTACGGCATCGTATAATACTCACTCCCGAGCGTGAAATGGAAGGTTCAACGCCAGATGATCTAATTCGTTTGATTTTAGAAAAAACCGCAGTGCCAAGATAA
- a CDS encoding DUF4350 domain-containing protein yields the protein MFLSLNRYWFFLFLMILGYGLVEYYRPKPLNWRDSYSNKDHIPFGTKALFELLPEMIGNKKVESLRIPPYNQLSKDSSMVNKSSYVFIQGSFFVEPADEKELLNYAGKGNTIFISAYDFSGNLLHTLGLKNIVDKPAAKDTAKVFNFTNPRIRDRKGFLFTKDDGRNYLKIEKSQNVTVLAVNEDNKPVFVKADYGKGQIFIHNLPLAFTNYYVLDTITGKQAFHALSYLPAQPVYWDEYQKQGRFGENERSVFRYIVSQPGLKTAYLLTLIGLIVYAVFSGKRKQRVIPIMDPPKNVSLEFVRTIGNMYYRKGNHANLAEKLIQHFWIYMRERFGITPGKFEESELLEQVSGKSGWSKQETQDLFNEISEEDNVWTSHRLMDLNKKLEDFYNRTK from the coding sequence ATGTTTTTGAGTTTGAACCGGTATTGGTTTTTTTTATTTCTGATGATCCTGGGATATGGATTAGTAGAATATTACCGGCCAAAACCATTAAACTGGCGCGATAGTTATTCCAATAAGGATCATATTCCGTTCGGGACAAAAGCATTATTTGAATTATTGCCGGAAATGATCGGGAATAAAAAGGTTGAAAGTTTAAGGATACCTCCTTATAACCAGCTTTCCAAAGACTCATCAATGGTGAATAAAAGCTCTTATGTGTTTATTCAGGGATCATTTTTTGTAGAGCCGGCTGATGAGAAAGAATTATTAAATTATGCCGGAAAAGGCAATACTATTTTTATTTCAGCATACGATTTTTCCGGAAACCTGCTGCATACACTGGGATTAAAAAACATTGTAGACAAGCCAGCTGCAAAGGATACGGCAAAGGTTTTTAATTTTACTAATCCCAGGATCAGGGATAGAAAAGGATTTCTATTTACGAAGGATGACGGCCGTAATTACCTGAAAATAGAAAAGTCTCAAAATGTGACGGTACTGGCTGTTAATGAAGACAATAAGCCGGTTTTTGTAAAAGCTGATTATGGAAAGGGACAAATCTTTATTCATAATCTTCCTTTGGCGTTCACCAACTATTATGTACTGGATACGATTACTGGCAAACAGGCTTTTCATGCACTTTCCTATTTACCCGCACAGCCTGTTTATTGGGACGAATATCAGAAACAAGGCCGTTTTGGAGAAAATGAAAGGTCTGTCTTCAGGTATATTGTAAGTCAGCCAGGATTAAAAACGGCTTATTTGCTCACATTAATCGGACTGATAGTGTACGCAGTTTTTTCTGGGAAACGAAAACAAAGAGTCATCCCGATAATGGATCCGCCTAAAAATGTTTCGCTGGAATTTGTCAGGACTATTGGGAACATGTATTACCGGAAAGGGAATCACGCAAATCTCGCAGAAAAACTGATACAGCATTTCTGGATTTATATGAGAGAAAGATTTGGGATCACACCTGGCAAATTTGAGGAAAGTGAATTATTAGAACAGGTTTCGGGTAAAAGCGGTTGGTCAAAACAGGAAACTCAGGATTTATTTAATGAAATTTCAGAAGAAGACAATGTTTGGACCAGTCACAGGTTAATGGATCTCAACAAAAAACTGGAAGATTTTTACAACAGAACAAAATGA
- a CDS encoding DUF4129 domain-containing protein, translating to MRRWEAEIPVGLMMRIVFEKVFNLMGKGGFNLKNRKIFQAIIIHSYVLMFVSTMSLFPFSRTFAQKDSLKTAAKDNSHIVPRYPDAKHIEELRNDNDYQYSDDPQPPEDPVAKWMNWLYGKISKLFSGNAYESFWQYVFMAVAAGLVLFLLYKAKVLEYIFPSRNVQDSQDYIVGQENIHELNFEEAIGQALERGDFRLAIRLQYLKILKLLTTRELIHWKPNLTNQSYVQELEKYPYHTDFVKITRYFEFAWYGDFQIEESGFNEMKDFSNAFQEKISN from the coding sequence TTGAGACGTTGGGAAGCGGAGATTCCGGTAGGCCTGATGATGAGGATCGTTTTTGAAAAAGTATTTAATCTGATGGGAAAAGGCGGTTTTAATTTAAAAAACAGAAAGATATTTCAGGCTATAATCATACATTCTTATGTACTGATGTTTGTCAGTACAATGAGCTTGTTTCCATTTTCCAGGACTTTTGCACAAAAAGACAGCCTGAAAACTGCTGCAAAAGACAATAGCCATATTGTGCCCCGATATCCTGATGCCAAACATATTGAGGAGCTTCGGAACGACAACGATTATCAGTACAGTGATGATCCGCAGCCTCCCGAAGATCCTGTTGCAAAATGGATGAACTGGTTGTACGGAAAGATCAGCAAACTTTTTTCAGGAAACGCATACGAGAGTTTCTGGCAATATGTTTTCATGGCTGTTGCTGCGGGATTGGTACTTTTTCTGCTGTATAAGGCCAAAGTGCTGGAATATATTTTCCCTTCCAGAAATGTTCAGGATTCTCAGGATTATATCGTTGGGCAGGAGAATATTCATGAATTGAATTTCGAAGAAGCAATAGGCCAGGCATTGGAACGGGGAGATTTTCGCCTCGCAATCCGACTGCAATACCTTAAAATTTTGAAATTGCTCACAACCCGCGAACTGATCCACTGGAAACCTAACCTGACCAATCAGAGCTATGTACAGGAACTGGAAAAATATCCGTACCATACCGATTTTGTCAAAATAACAAGATATTTCGAATTTGCCTGGTACGGTGATTTTCAAATCGAAGAATCCGGCTTTAATGAAATGAAAGATTTTTCAAATGCTTTTCAGGAAAAAATTTCCAACTAA
- a CDS encoding stage II sporulation protein M: MKEAVFVKRNSERWRFYEENPADDPDELTSRFISLTDDLSYARTFYPGSSVLRYLNGLTSQLHGKLYSNRREDQGRIKTFWLYELPYISFQARNNLLCAFLFFTAAFLIGSVSAAHDETFVRLILGDGYVNQTLENIKNGDPLAIYKSHSAADMFLAITVNNIRVALTAFVLGVLFSAGTLYIIIQNGIMLGAFQYFFFERGLLMQSVLKIWIHGTLEISAIVIAGAAGLVIGNSLLFPGSFSRVESFKKGAKQGLKLAIGLVPVFIAAGFLESFVTRLTLPLWVSVAIISISAFFIIWYFVIYPQRLYGGNYQQGKSDNQ, from the coding sequence ATGAAAGAAGCTGTTTTTGTGAAACGTAACTCGGAACGCTGGCGGTTTTATGAAGAAAATCCGGCCGATGACCCGGATGAACTCACATCCCGATTTATTTCCCTGACTGACGATCTTTCTTACGCCAGAACATTTTACCCGGGTTCTTCGGTTTTGCGCTATCTCAATGGACTTACTTCACAGCTTCATGGCAAATTATACAGTAACCGTCGTGAAGATCAGGGAAGGATCAAAACTTTCTGGCTGTATGAACTACCTTACATTTCCTTTCAGGCGCGGAATAATCTGCTCTGTGCTTTTTTGTTTTTCACAGCGGCTTTTCTGATCGGCAGCGTTTCTGCGGCCCATGACGAAACTTTCGTACGTTTGATATTAGGTGACGGATATGTAAACCAAACATTGGAAAACATCAAAAATGGAGATCCTCTGGCGATCTATAAATCACATTCTGCGGCAGATATGTTTTTGGCTATTACGGTCAATAATATCCGTGTGGCGCTTACAGCTTTCGTATTGGGCGTCCTTTTTTCGGCCGGGACATTATACATTATTATCCAGAACGGTATTATGCTCGGAGCGTTCCAGTATTTCTTTTTTGAAAGAGGGTTACTTATGCAATCAGTATTAAAAATATGGATTCATGGCACACTCGAAATATCTGCCATTGTTATTGCAGGAGCTGCCGGACTGGTCATTGGTAACAGCCTGCTTTTTCCGGGCTCTTTTTCCCGAGTCGAATCATTTAAAAAAGGAGCGAAGCAAGGATTAAAATTAGCAATCGGGCTGGTTCCTGTATTTATTGCAGCCGGGTTTTTAGAAAGTTTTGTTACAAGGCTTACTTTGCCTTTGTGGGTAAGCGTGGCAATTATCAGTATATCAGCTTTTTTTATTATCTGGTATTTTGTGATCTATCCGCAAAGGCTTTATGGTGGAAATTACCAACAAGGAAAATCTGACAATCAATAA